In Paludibaculum fermentans, the genomic stretch CGGCGAAACGGCCATCGCCAAGAGGCCGGTTGAGCACCAGGCCGCGGACGGCCTGCCCGTCGTTCTGGATGATCAGGATGACCGTGCGGGTAAACCCTTCATCGCGGAGTTGCGGACTGGCGATGAGCAGGGTGCCGGGCTGCGGATCCTGGGCCGCGAGTACGGACGCTCCAATCAGACACAAAGTTGCCAGTTTGAACGGCATGGAGAATCGGTCCCCGGAGAGGGGCCTTCAGGGGTATTCAGCGCTTAACCGGCGCGGGGGCCAGCAGTCCGCGCACCGCGCGCAGGTTGTCGTCGATCCTCTCCCAGGCGCCTTCGTAGAAGCAGAGGTCCGCGCACCACCACCCGATGTGGGGGATATTGAGCAGCTTCGGCGCCAGGAACGGCCACGGCACATGGCCCTCCCCGATGGGCAGATGCGTGCTGGTGTCGTCGTTCACCAAAGTGCCATCGGAATCAATGACATGCACCGCACCGATGGAGCCGTGGAGCTTGGCAATGAACTCGGCCACGCCGCCCTCCAGGATCTCCCGTTTCCCATGCTGCCGCGAACCCACCACACCACACATGTAGGCGTGGGCTGTGTCGAACAGGATCTGGAACCAGGGATGCCCGACCAGTTCATGCATCTCAATGACTTCCGAGGGCTTATTGAACAGGAAGCCGGGTTCGAACTCCCAGGCCATCAGGACGTGGGCCTGGCGGGCGGCGTCGGCGCAATCGCGCCAGAGGTCGGCCAGGCGATGGAACGCAGTGTGATAGTCCTCGTCCGGGATGGAGCCGGGCGCGCCCACCGAATCGACCCGGATCATGGGGCTGCCCAGGTCGTGGCACAGGTCGAGCAGGCGCCGGAAGAGGTCGAGATAGGCGGTTCTGTTCTCGGGAATCGTCGGGTTGGCTGAGCCCAAGTCTGAGGAATAGCCCGATATGCCCAGGCCAAGGTCGGAGAGGAGCGCCTTCAGTTCCGCTCGGGCCGCCGGGGTAGCGTAGGCCTCGGGCGTCACGTGCGGTGGATAGCCGCTGAGTTCAATGCCGTCGAATCCGGCCGCGGCGAGCCGTCTAGCAATCTCGGGAATGCTCTTCGGGTTCGCGGCATACGGCCCGAAAGCAAACGACCAGGTACCCATCGAGAGCTTCATCTGTTTACTCTCAGCACGCATCATTGTCGCGCAAATTCCGGTGCAAGTGGAGGGCGGAGTTCCCGCAGGGCTCTAGGGTCACTTGCTGAGGGTTTCGCCAAAAAACATCCCATGAATATGAAGCTTGACGGAACCCCTGCCGATACAACAAAATAGGGGAGTCTTATGGGGGCGCTTTGGTCGGCGTCTGGGGGGAGTTCAGATTTGGTTGACCGGAAGGCAGAATGAAGCAGAACTTCCTTATCCCGCTTTGCATTATTTCCACACTGATCCTCTCTGCTGCTGTACCGGCGTTTGCAGTTACCGCCACCACACAGAAGAGCCCAACCGCTTCCACCAAACGATCGAAATCGAGGCGCGCAGGCGCAACTACCGTTTCGCGATCGACGATCGTCAAGCGTAGCCCCGCCGCAAAATCGTTCGCCGGCACGGCCACGATCAAACCGGCAACCGCCCGGAGTACAGTCGCTCCGCGCCGTGTCAGGAAGTATTACAGTCCCTGGGACACCCCGACCTTCGCCGACTCCACTTACGGTGACGTAGTGGATGGTGAGGATCTGGCGATCCGCCGCGCCGCCGTGCAGGCCCTTGGGCCGTATAACGGAAGTGTTGTGGTGGTAGATCCCACGACGGGCCGCGTGATGACGATGGTCAACCAGAAACTGGCTTTGACCGGCGCCTACCAGCCCTGCTCCACCATCAAGCTGGTGGCCGGCCTGGCCGGACTGAGCGAAGGCATCATCGAGCGCGAAACCCGCCTGCGGCTGTCGCGCCGCGAGTCGATCAACCTGACGACCGCCCTGGCCAAGTCTAACAACGCCTACTTTGCCAACGTGGGTGAGAAACTCGGCTTCGAGAAGATCAACTACTACGGCCGTCTGTTCGGCTTGGGCGAGAAGGCCGGCATCAATATCGAAGGCGAGAGCGCCGGGATCTTCCCGGAAGAGAAGCCGAAGGGCGTTCCGAACGGCATGATGACGAGCTTCGGCGAGGCGATCGGCCTGACGCCGCTGCAGCTAGCGGCCATCGTTTCGTCCATCGCCAACGGCGGAACCCTTTATTATCTGCAGTATCCGCGCACGCTGGCGGAAGTGAGCAGCCTGGTTCCGCAGGTTAAGCGGCAGCTCGATATCGCCCAGCAGATTCCTGAGATGCGCCCCGGCATGATGGGTGCCGTGGAGTTTGGCACGGCCCGCCGCGCCAACTACGACACGAATGAGCCGATCTTCGGCAAGACCGGAACCTGCACCGACTCGCGTACGCACCTGGGCTGGTTCGGCAGCTTCAACGAAGTGGGCAAGAGCAAGCTCGTGGTGGTGGTCCTGCTGACCGGCGGCAAGAGCGTCAACGGTCCCGTGGCGGCCGGCATCGCGGGGCAGGTTTACAAGAACCTGTCGGAAGCTCAGTTCTTTACGACCCAGCAGCCGCACGCCACCGCCCCGACAGCGATGATCCACTCCGGCGACGTTCACTAGTCCTCACACCTTCCACTCGATTGCTATAGTTGGGGTAGTTCGCTACCCCGACTATGGGCATTGGCCTCTCACTCCGGCATCTGCGTGCAACCGTTGTCGCGCTTGCCTGCCTGGTATTGGGTCCCTACTCCTGGGGCTTTCTGCCCGCACTCTCTCAACAAGATGGACAATCCTGCGGGATGAGTTGCTGCCGGCGCAGCGGGACCTGCTGCTGCCGCAACACGCGAACAGCGGCTCCGGTTTCCAGCTGGCAGGCTGCTCGCGGATGCCCGCCCGGATGCCTGCAGCGGGCTGTGCTGCCCACTGCCCTGCCGGGCTTGGCCGCGAACTCAAGCCGGACCAATGTTGCTGAGGTCCCCGCCTCCAACGAGCCCGCACCGTTCGATGCAAGCCTGCCACGCCGTTCCGCGGAGTTCTCTCTCTTTCAACGCCCGCCTCCTCCTGCCATTTGAATTCCGCCCTGACAGCCGCCTATCGTGGACGGCTGCCTCGTCGTCTTTTGATTGCTCAGGAGAATCTCTATGTCACCCATATTCAAGGGCTTGGCGTTGGGCGCCACGGTCGTATTGATGGCCGGGAGTTTGAGGGCGGAAACACAGGATGAGGCCATCCACCGCCTGCAGGAGAAATTCATCGCCCCCTGCTGCTGGGCGGAAAGCGTAGCCGTGCATCGGTCTGAGGCCGCGGCCGGGATGCGGGTCGAGATCGCCAGGCTCTATAAACAGGGAGTTTCGGAGCAGGAGATCACGCAGCGCTATGTCAGCCAGTACGGCGAGCGAATCCTGATGGTGCCGTCCGGAAGCAAGTTCACCTGGCTGATCGT encodes the following:
- a CDS encoding sugar phosphate isomerase/epimerase family protein is translated as MMRAESKQMKLSMGTWSFAFGPYAANPKSIPEIARRLAAAGFDGIELSGYPPHVTPEAYATPAARAELKALLSDLGLGISGYSSDLGSANPTIPENRTAYLDLFRRLLDLCHDLGSPMIRVDSVGAPGSIPDEDYHTAFHRLADLWRDCADAARQAHVLMAWEFEPGFLFNKPSEVIEMHELVGHPWFQILFDTAHAYMCGVVGSRQHGKREILEGGVAEFIAKLHGSIGAVHVIDSDGTLVNDDTSTHLPIGEGHVPWPFLAPKLLNIPHIGWWCADLCFYEGAWERIDDNLRAVRGLLAPAPVKR
- a CDS encoding penicillin-binding transpeptidase domain-containing protein, with product MKQNFLIPLCIISTLILSAAVPAFAVTATTQKSPTASTKRSKSRRAGATTVSRSTIVKRSPAAKSFAGTATIKPATARSTVAPRRVRKYYSPWDTPTFADSTYGDVVDGEDLAIRRAAVQALGPYNGSVVVVDPTTGRVMTMVNQKLALTGAYQPCSTIKLVAGLAGLSEGIIERETRLRLSRRESINLTTALAKSNNAYFANVGEKLGFEKINYYGRLFGLGEKAGINIEGESAGIFPEEKPKGVPNGMMTSFGEAIGLTPLQLAAIVSSIANGGTLYYLQYPRTLAEVSSLVPQVKRQLDIAQQIPEMRPGMMGAVEFGTARRANYDTNEPIFGKTGTCTDSRTHLGWFGSFNEVGKSKLVVVVLLTGGKSVNGPVAAGIAGQVYKNLSEAQFFTTQQPHATAPTAMIHSGDVH
- a CDS encoding cytochrome c-type biogenesis protein, translating into MSPIFKGLALGATVVLMAGSLRAETQDEAIHRLQEKFIAPCCWAESVAVHRSEAAAGMRVEIARLYKQGVSEQEITQRYVSQYGERILMVPSGSKFTWLIVIPVTVTLVAGFALMVFLRRRAHAEPAAEPARLATVPDEEIDW